A window from Drosophila kikkawai strain 14028-0561.14 chromosome 2L, DkikHiC1v2, whole genome shotgun sequence encodes these proteins:
- the yuri gene encoding putative leucine-rich repeat-containing protein DDB_G0290503 isoform X3: MSSQRTGFVLDAKSMGLKGVSSPPSPPSTNCLCEPCPEPEEDCPSVGSATQVLAREEGSELEACGSNAQCNSSTEALPTEYYRSLLQKLIQEAGDAGQVNFELNSIFLKRLGEIDGLNEDCGDTMFSTQLRLVTFQEWVDFLLHVNSVILGNMSELEDEAYSKIVSYFNSMQGQQQQALDENRKLRRDLCTLIKFVQTGYHRSSWEGIKEVSLETMTVNQLLGMKPDQVLPESESEKMAECMKSLVNEMAEKHDEIVHLKTQLANLDEVVLTARQKLLFKDQCIAQLNQQLQEVTQKLASMPTTDAESSAEVTDNPEQTSGESKVDATTSISITNCMLQDLAIQDYRETEMLRILDNELNEFLLMHNIHEHQTMESWRRRLACLYEKLSSERDDTVKKLENIRSQLSLLQADVDRSGLVFNHPPPSTVDVDSKMVECLRGRMDTLTQRNRELQEKYLRLDTETKILQTKFEFQNGLNERNSHILKEIADFISKLLPIEFSYQTMYSETSTENPFCEAIKEILDRQRSSEELRNKTCNERLACQIQGLQDTVKDRDGQIADLQSMIQSYSDVSENNRLKEQIHELKLKNSNQGRQIRELEGAVKSNEQERRELASKYQNLMSSLEEKSQGLKGAERQVEGLQTRLNQLEQLQGELQMERNVLRDEVVALKEKEAVSAGRERALVDQQRLGHMELEKMRHHIRDMQCQLQQEESQHRENVRQLEKTKVSIQEKMSVLSADCQRMQMRLKCHLLSSLQATVRR; this comes from the exons ATGAGCTCCCAAAGAACTGGCTTCGTCCTGGACGCCAAGTCCATGGGTCTCAAAGGGGTCTCGAGCCCGCCATCGCCACCGTCCACCAATTGCTTGTGTGAGCCCTGCCCGGAGCCGGAGGAGGACTGCCCAAGTGTCGGCAGTGCCACGCAAGTCCTGGCGCGTGAAGAAGGATCAGAGCTGGAGGCCTGTGGAAGCAATGCCCAGTGCAATTCCAGCACGGAGGCCCTGCCCACGGAATACTATCGCAGCCTGCTCCAAAAACTAATACAGGAGGCTGGCGATGCTGGCCAGGTGAATTTCGAGCTGAACAGCATATTCCTCAAGCGGCTGGGCGAGATCGATGGCCTGAATGAAGATTGTGGTGATACTATG TTTAGCACCCAACTGCGTCTGGTGACCTTCCAGGAGTGGGTGGACTTTTTGCTCCACGTGAACAGCGTGATCCTGGGCAATATGTCCGAGTTGGAGGATGAGGCCTATAGCAAAATAGTCTCTTACTTTAACTCCATGCAGggacaacagcaacaggcCCTGGATGAGAATCGCAAGCTGCGGAGAGATCTTTGCACGCTTATCAAATTCGTGCAGACCGGCTACCACCGCAGCAGCTGGGAGGGCATCAAGGAGGTATCGCTGGAGACCATGACTGTCAATCAGTTGCTGGGCATGAAACCGGATCAGGTCCTGccggagagcgagagcgagaag ATGGCCGAGTGCATGAAGTCGCTGGTCAACGAGATGGCGGAAAAGCATGACGAGATAGTCCACCTGAAGACACAGCTTGCCAATTTAGATGAGGTTGTGCTTACGGCCAGGCAGAAATTGCTTTTCAAGGATCAGTGCATAGCCCAGCTTAACCAGCAG CTACAGGAAGTCACTCAGAAACTAGCCAGCATGCCCACGACCGACGCCGAGTCCTCCGCGGAAGTTACCGACAATCCTGAGCAAACCTCAGGGGAGAGCAAGGTGGACGCAACCACCAGCATTTCGATCACCAACTGCATGCTCCAGGATCTAGCGATCCAAGATTATAGGGAGACTGAGATGCTCCGCATACTGGACAACGAGCTTAACGAGTTCCTCCTCATGCACAACATTCATGAGCACCAGACTATGGAGTCCTGGCGGAGACGTCTAGCCTGCTTGTACGAGAAGTTG AGTTCTGAGCGCGATGACACAGTGAAAAAACTGGAAAACATTCGCAGTCAGCTGAGTCTTCTTCAGGCGGACGTGGATCGTTCCGGTCTGGTCTTTAATCATCCCCCGCCTTCAACTGTTGATGTAGACTCCAAGATGGTGGAATGTCTCAGGGGGCGAATGGATACCCTCACTCAACGCAATCGGGAGCTGCAAGAGAAATACCTACGCCTAGATACCGAGACCAAAA TACTGCAGACAAAGTTTGAGTTTCAAAACGGACTAAATGAGAGGAATTCGCATATTTTAAAGGAGATCGCTGACTTTATTAGCAAACTG CTTCCTATCGAATTTTCCTATCAAACCATGTACTCTGAAACTTCAACTGAAAATCCATTCTGCGAGGCCATCAAAGAGATACTAGACCGACAGAGATCCAGCGAAGAGCTGAGGAATAAGACATGT AACGAACGCCTTGCCTGCCAAATCCAAGGACTACAGGACACAGTGAAGGATCGCGATGGTCAGATAGCGGATCTGCAGTCCATGATCCAGAGCTACTCCGATGTAAGCGAGAATAATCGACTCAAGGAGCAGATACACGAACTCAAACTAAAGAACA GTAATCAAGGCCGTCAGATTCGCGAACTTGAGGGTGCAGTTAAGAGCAACGAACAGGAGCGAAGGGAGCTGGCCAGCAAATATCAAAACCTAATGAGTAGTCTTGAGGAGAAGTCCCAGGGACTCAAGGGAGCCGAGCGACAGGTGGAGGGCCTTCAGACCCGTTTAAATCAGTTGGAGCAGCTGCAGGGCGAGCTCCAAATGGAG cGCAATGTCCTGCGGGATGAGGTGGTTGCCCTCAAGGAGAAGGAGGCCGTTTCAGCGGGTCGCGAGCGAGCTCTCGTTGACCAACAACGACTGGGTCACATGGAGCTAGAAAAAATGCGACACCACATTAGGGATATGCAGTGCCAACTGCAGCAGGAGGAGTCCCAGCATCGGGAAAACGTACGGCAGCTGGAGAAGACCAAAGTTTCGATTCAGGAAAAGATGAGCGTCCTCTCCGCCGATTGCCAGCGGATGCAGATGCGACTAAA ATGCCATCTTCTTTCATCCCTGCAGGCAACAGTTCGACGTTAA
- the yuri gene encoding putative leucine-rich repeat-containing protein DDB_G0290503 isoform X1, whose product MSSQRTGFVLDAKSMGLKGVSSPPSPPSTNCLCEPCPEPEEDCPSVGSATQVLAREEGSELEACGSNAQCNSSTEALPTEYYRSLLQKLIQEAGDAGQVNFELNSIFLKRLGEIDGLNEDCGDTMFSTQLRLVTFQEWVDFLLHVNSVILGNMSELEDEAYSKIVSYFNSMQGQQQQALDENRKLRRDLCTLIKFVQTGYHRSSWEGIKEVSLETMTVNQLLGMKPDQVLPESESEKMAECMKSLVNEMAEKHDEIVHLKTQLANLDEVVLTARQKLLFKDQCIAQLNQQLQEVTQKLASMPTTDAESSAEVTDNPEQTSGESKVDATTSISITNCMLQDLAIQDYRETEMLRILDNELNEFLLMHNIHEHQTMESWRRRLACLYEKLSSERDDTVKKLENIRSQLSLLQADVDRSGLVFNHPPPSTVDVDSKMVECLRGRMDTLTQRNRELQEKYLRLDTETKILQTKFEFQNGLNERNSHILKEIADFISKLLPIEFSYQTMYSETSTENPFCEAIKEILDRQRSSEELRNKTCNERLACQIQGLQDTVKDRDGQIADLQSMIQSYSDVSENNRLKEQIHELKLKNSNQGRQIRELEGAVKSNEQERRELASKYQNLMSSLEEKSQGLKGAERQVEGLQTRLNQLEQLQGELQMERNVLRDEVVALKEKEAVSAGRERALVDQQRLGHMELEKMRHHIRDMQCQLQQEESQHRENVRQLEKTKVSIQEKMSVLSADCQRMQMRLKQQFDVNQQQGQIIESFRKWKEAQVRSDDAMRQRAKEAENKISMLVEENQSLVKDYRCVYRDYQVLEQELQRVKQAINYAPTSSMGYPPSPSGRMDPEAGNEMARRLQSMASTSQRISNQYRTLNDVQATVVPQYQHNKNQPRPARSSDDVS is encoded by the exons ATGAGCTCCCAAAGAACTGGCTTCGTCCTGGACGCCAAGTCCATGGGTCTCAAAGGGGTCTCGAGCCCGCCATCGCCACCGTCCACCAATTGCTTGTGTGAGCCCTGCCCGGAGCCGGAGGAGGACTGCCCAAGTGTCGGCAGTGCCACGCAAGTCCTGGCGCGTGAAGAAGGATCAGAGCTGGAGGCCTGTGGAAGCAATGCCCAGTGCAATTCCAGCACGGAGGCCCTGCCCACGGAATACTATCGCAGCCTGCTCCAAAAACTAATACAGGAGGCTGGCGATGCTGGCCAGGTGAATTTCGAGCTGAACAGCATATTCCTCAAGCGGCTGGGCGAGATCGATGGCCTGAATGAAGATTGTGGTGATACTATG TTTAGCACCCAACTGCGTCTGGTGACCTTCCAGGAGTGGGTGGACTTTTTGCTCCACGTGAACAGCGTGATCCTGGGCAATATGTCCGAGTTGGAGGATGAGGCCTATAGCAAAATAGTCTCTTACTTTAACTCCATGCAGggacaacagcaacaggcCCTGGATGAGAATCGCAAGCTGCGGAGAGATCTTTGCACGCTTATCAAATTCGTGCAGACCGGCTACCACCGCAGCAGCTGGGAGGGCATCAAGGAGGTATCGCTGGAGACCATGACTGTCAATCAGTTGCTGGGCATGAAACCGGATCAGGTCCTGccggagagcgagagcgagaag ATGGCCGAGTGCATGAAGTCGCTGGTCAACGAGATGGCGGAAAAGCATGACGAGATAGTCCACCTGAAGACACAGCTTGCCAATTTAGATGAGGTTGTGCTTACGGCCAGGCAGAAATTGCTTTTCAAGGATCAGTGCATAGCCCAGCTTAACCAGCAG CTACAGGAAGTCACTCAGAAACTAGCCAGCATGCCCACGACCGACGCCGAGTCCTCCGCGGAAGTTACCGACAATCCTGAGCAAACCTCAGGGGAGAGCAAGGTGGACGCAACCACCAGCATTTCGATCACCAACTGCATGCTCCAGGATCTAGCGATCCAAGATTATAGGGAGACTGAGATGCTCCGCATACTGGACAACGAGCTTAACGAGTTCCTCCTCATGCACAACATTCATGAGCACCAGACTATGGAGTCCTGGCGGAGACGTCTAGCCTGCTTGTACGAGAAGTTG AGTTCTGAGCGCGATGACACAGTGAAAAAACTGGAAAACATTCGCAGTCAGCTGAGTCTTCTTCAGGCGGACGTGGATCGTTCCGGTCTGGTCTTTAATCATCCCCCGCCTTCAACTGTTGATGTAGACTCCAAGATGGTGGAATGTCTCAGGGGGCGAATGGATACCCTCACTCAACGCAATCGGGAGCTGCAAGAGAAATACCTACGCCTAGATACCGAGACCAAAA TACTGCAGACAAAGTTTGAGTTTCAAAACGGACTAAATGAGAGGAATTCGCATATTTTAAAGGAGATCGCTGACTTTATTAGCAAACTG CTTCCTATCGAATTTTCCTATCAAACCATGTACTCTGAAACTTCAACTGAAAATCCATTCTGCGAGGCCATCAAAGAGATACTAGACCGACAGAGATCCAGCGAAGAGCTGAGGAATAAGACATGT AACGAACGCCTTGCCTGCCAAATCCAAGGACTACAGGACACAGTGAAGGATCGCGATGGTCAGATAGCGGATCTGCAGTCCATGATCCAGAGCTACTCCGATGTAAGCGAGAATAATCGACTCAAGGAGCAGATACACGAACTCAAACTAAAGAACA GTAATCAAGGCCGTCAGATTCGCGAACTTGAGGGTGCAGTTAAGAGCAACGAACAGGAGCGAAGGGAGCTGGCCAGCAAATATCAAAACCTAATGAGTAGTCTTGAGGAGAAGTCCCAGGGACTCAAGGGAGCCGAGCGACAGGTGGAGGGCCTTCAGACCCGTTTAAATCAGTTGGAGCAGCTGCAGGGCGAGCTCCAAATGGAG cGCAATGTCCTGCGGGATGAGGTGGTTGCCCTCAAGGAGAAGGAGGCCGTTTCAGCGGGTCGCGAGCGAGCTCTCGTTGACCAACAACGACTGGGTCACATGGAGCTAGAAAAAATGCGACACCACATTAGGGATATGCAGTGCCAACTGCAGCAGGAGGAGTCCCAGCATCGGGAAAACGTACGGCAGCTGGAGAAGACCAAAGTTTCGATTCAGGAAAAGATGAGCGTCCTCTCCGCCGATTGCCAGCGGATGCAGATGCGACTAAA GCAACAGTTCGACGTTAACCAACAGCAAGGCCAGATCATCGAGTCGTTCCGAAAGTGGAAAGAAGCCCAGGTTAGGTCCGACGACGCGATGAGGCAACGCGCCAAGGAGGCTGAGAATAAAATTAGCATGCTGGTGGAGGAGAATCAATCGCTGGTCAAGGACTACCGTTGCGTCTACAGAGACTACCAGGTTttggagcaggagctgcagcGGGTGAAGCAGGCGATCAACTATGCGCCCACCTCATCGATGGGCTACCCTCCATCGCCATCGGGTCGAATGGACCCCGAGGCGGGCAATGAA ATGGCCAGGCGCCTGCAGAGCATGGCCAGCACCTCCCAGCGCATCTCCAATCAGTACCGAACACTTAACGATGTCCAAGCGACTGTGGTGCCCCAGTACCAGCACAACAAGAACCAGCCAAGGCCCGCCAGATCCTCGGATGATGTGTCCTAG
- the yuri gene encoding putative leucine-rich repeat-containing protein DDB_G0290503 isoform X4 yields MSSQRTGFVLDAKSMGLKGVSSPPSPPSTNCLCEPCPEPEEDCPSVGSATQVLAREEGSELEACGSNAQCNSSTEALPTEYYRSLLQKLIQEAGDAGQVNFELNSIFLKRLGEIDGLNEDCGDTMFSTQLRLVTFQEWVDFLLHVNSVILGNMSELEDEAYSKIVSYFNSMQGQQQQALDENRKLRRDLCTLIKFVQTGYHRSSWEGIKEVSLETMTVNQLLGMKPDQVLPESESEKMAECMKSLVNEMAEKHDEIVHLKTQLANLDEVVLTARQKLLFKDQCIAQLNQQLQEVTQKLASMPTTDAESSAEVTDNPEQTSGESKVDATTSISITNCMLQDLAIQDYRETEMLRILDNELNEFLLMHNIHEHQTMESWRRRLACLYEKLSSERDDTVKKLENIRSQLSLLQADVDRSGLVFNHPPPSTVDVDSKMVECLRGRMDTLTQRNRELQEKYLRLDTETKILQTKFEFQNGLNERNSHILKEIADFISKLLPIEFSYQTMYSETSTENPFCEAIKEILDRQRSSEELRNKTCKGDTKTPSQHTRNESAKAKPAAMAKAKSTTRPATKPTTKPATKPTTTKTRSTK; encoded by the exons ATGAGCTCCCAAAGAACTGGCTTCGTCCTGGACGCCAAGTCCATGGGTCTCAAAGGGGTCTCGAGCCCGCCATCGCCACCGTCCACCAATTGCTTGTGTGAGCCCTGCCCGGAGCCGGAGGAGGACTGCCCAAGTGTCGGCAGTGCCACGCAAGTCCTGGCGCGTGAAGAAGGATCAGAGCTGGAGGCCTGTGGAAGCAATGCCCAGTGCAATTCCAGCACGGAGGCCCTGCCCACGGAATACTATCGCAGCCTGCTCCAAAAACTAATACAGGAGGCTGGCGATGCTGGCCAGGTGAATTTCGAGCTGAACAGCATATTCCTCAAGCGGCTGGGCGAGATCGATGGCCTGAATGAAGATTGTGGTGATACTATG TTTAGCACCCAACTGCGTCTGGTGACCTTCCAGGAGTGGGTGGACTTTTTGCTCCACGTGAACAGCGTGATCCTGGGCAATATGTCCGAGTTGGAGGATGAGGCCTATAGCAAAATAGTCTCTTACTTTAACTCCATGCAGggacaacagcaacaggcCCTGGATGAGAATCGCAAGCTGCGGAGAGATCTTTGCACGCTTATCAAATTCGTGCAGACCGGCTACCACCGCAGCAGCTGGGAGGGCATCAAGGAGGTATCGCTGGAGACCATGACTGTCAATCAGTTGCTGGGCATGAAACCGGATCAGGTCCTGccggagagcgagagcgagaag ATGGCCGAGTGCATGAAGTCGCTGGTCAACGAGATGGCGGAAAAGCATGACGAGATAGTCCACCTGAAGACACAGCTTGCCAATTTAGATGAGGTTGTGCTTACGGCCAGGCAGAAATTGCTTTTCAAGGATCAGTGCATAGCCCAGCTTAACCAGCAG CTACAGGAAGTCACTCAGAAACTAGCCAGCATGCCCACGACCGACGCCGAGTCCTCCGCGGAAGTTACCGACAATCCTGAGCAAACCTCAGGGGAGAGCAAGGTGGACGCAACCACCAGCATTTCGATCACCAACTGCATGCTCCAGGATCTAGCGATCCAAGATTATAGGGAGACTGAGATGCTCCGCATACTGGACAACGAGCTTAACGAGTTCCTCCTCATGCACAACATTCATGAGCACCAGACTATGGAGTCCTGGCGGAGACGTCTAGCCTGCTTGTACGAGAAGTTG AGTTCTGAGCGCGATGACACAGTGAAAAAACTGGAAAACATTCGCAGTCAGCTGAGTCTTCTTCAGGCGGACGTGGATCGTTCCGGTCTGGTCTTTAATCATCCCCCGCCTTCAACTGTTGATGTAGACTCCAAGATGGTGGAATGTCTCAGGGGGCGAATGGATACCCTCACTCAACGCAATCGGGAGCTGCAAGAGAAATACCTACGCCTAGATACCGAGACCAAAA TACTGCAGACAAAGTTTGAGTTTCAAAACGGACTAAATGAGAGGAATTCGCATATTTTAAAGGAGATCGCTGACTTTATTAGCAAACTG CTTCCTATCGAATTTTCCTATCAAACCATGTACTCTGAAACTTCAACTGAAAATCCATTCTGCGAGGCCATCAAAGAGATACTAGACCGACAGAGATCCAGCGAAGAGCTGAGGAATAAGACATGT AAAGGCGACACGAAAACACCTAGCCAACACACAAGGAATGAGTCCGCCAAAGCCAAGCCCGCAGCCATGGCAAAGGCAAAGTCAACAACTAGGCCCGCGActaagccaacaacaaaaccaGCAACTAAGCCAACAACTACAAAGACCAGGAGCACCAAGTAA
- the yuri gene encoding putative leucine-rich repeat-containing protein DDB_G0290503 isoform X2, producing MSSQRTGFVLDAKSMGLKGVSSPPSPPSTNCLCEPCPEPEEDCPSVGSATQVLAREEGSELEACGSNAQCNSSTEALPTEYYRSLLQKLIQEAGDAGQVNFELNSIFLKRLGEIDGLNEDCGDTMFSTQLRLVTFQEWVDFLLHVNSVILGNMSELEDEAYSKIVSYFNSMQGQQQQALDENRKLRRDLCTLIKFVQTGYHRSSWEGIKEVSLETMTVNQLLGMKPDQVLPESESEKMAECMKSLVNEMAEKHDEIVHLKTQLANLDEVVLTARQKLLFKDQCIAQLNQQLQEVTQKLASMPTTDAESSAEVTDNPEQTSGESKVDATTSISITNCMLQDLAIQDYRETEMLRILDNELNEFLLMHNIHEHQTMESWRRRLACLYEKLSSERDDTVKKLENIRSQLSLLQADVDRSGLVFNHPPPSTVDVDSKMVECLRGRMDTLTQRNRELQEKYLRLDTETKILQTKFEFQNGLNERNSHILKEIADFISKLLPIEFSYQTMYSETSTENPFCEAIKEILDRQRSSEELRNKTCNERLACQIQGLQDTVKDRDGQIADLQSMIQSYSDVSENNRLKEQIHELKLKNSNQGRQIRELEGAVKSNEQERRELASKYQNLMSSLEEKSQGLKGAERQVEGLQTRLNQLEQLQGELQMERNVLRDEVVALKEKEAVSAGRERALVDQQRLGHMELEKMRHHIRDMQCQLQQEESQHRENVRQLEKTKVSIQEKMSVLSADCQRMQMRLKQQFDVNQQQGQIIESFRKWKEAQVRSDDAMRQRAKEAENKISMLVEENQSLVKDYRCVYRDYQVLEQELQRVKQAINYAPTSSMGYPPSPSGRMDPEAGNEMSLQNYNKLD from the exons ATGAGCTCCCAAAGAACTGGCTTCGTCCTGGACGCCAAGTCCATGGGTCTCAAAGGGGTCTCGAGCCCGCCATCGCCACCGTCCACCAATTGCTTGTGTGAGCCCTGCCCGGAGCCGGAGGAGGACTGCCCAAGTGTCGGCAGTGCCACGCAAGTCCTGGCGCGTGAAGAAGGATCAGAGCTGGAGGCCTGTGGAAGCAATGCCCAGTGCAATTCCAGCACGGAGGCCCTGCCCACGGAATACTATCGCAGCCTGCTCCAAAAACTAATACAGGAGGCTGGCGATGCTGGCCAGGTGAATTTCGAGCTGAACAGCATATTCCTCAAGCGGCTGGGCGAGATCGATGGCCTGAATGAAGATTGTGGTGATACTATG TTTAGCACCCAACTGCGTCTGGTGACCTTCCAGGAGTGGGTGGACTTTTTGCTCCACGTGAACAGCGTGATCCTGGGCAATATGTCCGAGTTGGAGGATGAGGCCTATAGCAAAATAGTCTCTTACTTTAACTCCATGCAGggacaacagcaacaggcCCTGGATGAGAATCGCAAGCTGCGGAGAGATCTTTGCACGCTTATCAAATTCGTGCAGACCGGCTACCACCGCAGCAGCTGGGAGGGCATCAAGGAGGTATCGCTGGAGACCATGACTGTCAATCAGTTGCTGGGCATGAAACCGGATCAGGTCCTGccggagagcgagagcgagaag ATGGCCGAGTGCATGAAGTCGCTGGTCAACGAGATGGCGGAAAAGCATGACGAGATAGTCCACCTGAAGACACAGCTTGCCAATTTAGATGAGGTTGTGCTTACGGCCAGGCAGAAATTGCTTTTCAAGGATCAGTGCATAGCCCAGCTTAACCAGCAG CTACAGGAAGTCACTCAGAAACTAGCCAGCATGCCCACGACCGACGCCGAGTCCTCCGCGGAAGTTACCGACAATCCTGAGCAAACCTCAGGGGAGAGCAAGGTGGACGCAACCACCAGCATTTCGATCACCAACTGCATGCTCCAGGATCTAGCGATCCAAGATTATAGGGAGACTGAGATGCTCCGCATACTGGACAACGAGCTTAACGAGTTCCTCCTCATGCACAACATTCATGAGCACCAGACTATGGAGTCCTGGCGGAGACGTCTAGCCTGCTTGTACGAGAAGTTG AGTTCTGAGCGCGATGACACAGTGAAAAAACTGGAAAACATTCGCAGTCAGCTGAGTCTTCTTCAGGCGGACGTGGATCGTTCCGGTCTGGTCTTTAATCATCCCCCGCCTTCAACTGTTGATGTAGACTCCAAGATGGTGGAATGTCTCAGGGGGCGAATGGATACCCTCACTCAACGCAATCGGGAGCTGCAAGAGAAATACCTACGCCTAGATACCGAGACCAAAA TACTGCAGACAAAGTTTGAGTTTCAAAACGGACTAAATGAGAGGAATTCGCATATTTTAAAGGAGATCGCTGACTTTATTAGCAAACTG CTTCCTATCGAATTTTCCTATCAAACCATGTACTCTGAAACTTCAACTGAAAATCCATTCTGCGAGGCCATCAAAGAGATACTAGACCGACAGAGATCCAGCGAAGAGCTGAGGAATAAGACATGT AACGAACGCCTTGCCTGCCAAATCCAAGGACTACAGGACACAGTGAAGGATCGCGATGGTCAGATAGCGGATCTGCAGTCCATGATCCAGAGCTACTCCGATGTAAGCGAGAATAATCGACTCAAGGAGCAGATACACGAACTCAAACTAAAGAACA GTAATCAAGGCCGTCAGATTCGCGAACTTGAGGGTGCAGTTAAGAGCAACGAACAGGAGCGAAGGGAGCTGGCCAGCAAATATCAAAACCTAATGAGTAGTCTTGAGGAGAAGTCCCAGGGACTCAAGGGAGCCGAGCGACAGGTGGAGGGCCTTCAGACCCGTTTAAATCAGTTGGAGCAGCTGCAGGGCGAGCTCCAAATGGAG cGCAATGTCCTGCGGGATGAGGTGGTTGCCCTCAAGGAGAAGGAGGCCGTTTCAGCGGGTCGCGAGCGAGCTCTCGTTGACCAACAACGACTGGGTCACATGGAGCTAGAAAAAATGCGACACCACATTAGGGATATGCAGTGCCAACTGCAGCAGGAGGAGTCCCAGCATCGGGAAAACGTACGGCAGCTGGAGAAGACCAAAGTTTCGATTCAGGAAAAGATGAGCGTCCTCTCCGCCGATTGCCAGCGGATGCAGATGCGACTAAA GCAACAGTTCGACGTTAACCAACAGCAAGGCCAGATCATCGAGTCGTTCCGAAAGTGGAAAGAAGCCCAGGTTAGGTCCGACGACGCGATGAGGCAACGCGCCAAGGAGGCTGAGAATAAAATTAGCATGCTGGTGGAGGAGAATCAATCGCTGGTCAAGGACTACCGTTGCGTCTACAGAGACTACCAGGTTttggagcaggagctgcagcGGGTGAAGCAGGCGATCAACTATGCGCCCACCTCATCGATGGGCTACCCTCCATCGCCATCGGGTCGAATGGACCCCGAGGCGGGCAATGAA ATGTCTCTTcaaaattacaacaaattgGATTAA